In a genomic window of Desulfovibrio sp. TomC:
- a CDS encoding SHOCT domain-containing protein: MMWDCGFPLSSPWMGGTTFWGLGTILLLTALLGLFLFVSRRADKTSRADRDDSLGIIKERLARGEINPEEYREMKKVLEQA; the protein is encoded by the coding sequence ATGATGTGGGACTGTGGATTCCCTCTCTCCTCTCCCTGGATGGGGGGCACAACCTTCTGGGGGCTGGGAACGATTCTGCTGCTGACCGCGCTCTTGGGACTTTTCCTCTTCGTCTCAAGGAGAGCTGACAAAACCAGTCGCGCCGACAGGGACGATTCCTTGGGAATCATCAAGGAGCGGCTGGCAAGAGGAGAGATCAACCCGGAAGAGTATCGGGAAATGAAGAAGGTCTTGGAACAGGCGTAA
- a CDS encoding sigma 54-interacting transcriptional regulator: MTAKHKATVLIVDDDQGHRTILLALINGWGYKAAGADDGTKAVTLAREKPFDLILMDVRMADMGGIEALKEIKAYNPSIPILIMTAYSNVESAVEAIKAGAYDYLTKPLDFDVLRLTMERALEHVSLKAENQELRQRLVSSFDPKNIVGRSEAMRRLMETVAMVAPSEATVLITGQSGTGKELIAKAIHFNSPRKNGPLVTVNCAALSETLLESELFGHEKGAFTGADKRREGRFMQANKGTIFLDEIGEISSAMQAKLLRVIQEREIQRVGSDNALRVDVRIVAATNRDLKAEVEAGRFRQDLYYRLNVMTLTVPPLRDRGEDVPLLAMHFLHKFAEANRKVAKGFTPQAMDMLLKYDWPGNVRELENAVERAVVLMPGDFVTEKELPLSVNQEKAHEEQNANQLIERGPAEILPLEAVEREAILAALEVTGGNKTEAAKQLGITRKTLLAKLQR, from the coding sequence ATGACCGCAAAGCATAAAGCGACCGTTCTGATCGTTGACGACGACCAGGGGCACCGCACCATTCTTTTGGCTCTTATCAACGGCTGGGGGTACAAGGCGGCAGGGGCCGACGACGGGACAAAGGCCGTTACGCTGGCCAGGGAAAAGCCCTTCGATCTCATCCTCATGGACGTGCGCATGGCGGACATGGGCGGCATCGAGGCGCTGAAGGAAATCAAGGCGTATAATCCCTCCATCCCCATCCTCATCATGACCGCCTATTCGAATGTGGAATCGGCGGTGGAAGCGATCAAGGCGGGAGCGTACGACTACCTGACCAAGCCGCTGGACTTCGATGTGCTGCGATTAACCATGGAGCGGGCCTTAGAGCACGTATCTCTCAAGGCCGAGAACCAGGAGCTTCGGCAACGCCTTGTTTCCTCTTTTGATCCCAAAAATATTGTCGGCCGCAGTGAAGCCATGCGCCGGCTCATGGAGACGGTGGCCATGGTCGCGCCCTCCGAGGCGACGGTGCTCATCACCGGACAGTCCGGCACGGGCAAGGAACTGATCGCCAAGGCCATCCATTTCAACAGTCCCCGCAAAAACGGCCCGCTCGTCACCGTGAATTGCGCGGCCTTAAGCGAAACGCTTCTCGAATCGGAGCTGTTCGGCCACGAGAAGGGAGCCTTCACGGGAGCCGACAAGCGGCGCGAAGGCCGTTTTATGCAGGCCAACAAGGGGACGATCTTTCTCGACGAAATCGGAGAAATATCTTCCGCCATGCAGGCAAAACTCCTCCGGGTGATCCAGGAGCGGGAAATCCAAAGGGTGGGGAGCGACAACGCCCTGCGGGTGGACGTCCGCATCGTGGCGGCGACAAACCGCGATCTGAAAGCGGAAGTTGAAGCGGGAAGGTTCAGGCAAGACCTCTATTATCGCCTCAATGTCATGACCCTCACTGTCCCACCGCTTCGAGATCGCGGGGAGGACGTACCGCTTTTGGCCATGCACTTCCTTCACAAGTTCGCGGAGGCGAACAGGAAGGTCGCCAAGGGATTCACGCCCCAGGCCATGGACATGCTCCTTAAGTACGACTGGCCGGGCAACGTCCGCGAGCTGGAAAACGCCGTGGAGCGGGCGGTCGTACTCATGCCGGGAGATTTCGTCACAGAGAAAGAACTGCCTTTAAGCGTAAACCAGGAAAAGGCCCACGAGGAGCAGAATGCGAACCAATTGATTGAGCGAGGTCCAGCGGAAATTTTACCGCTGGAGGCGGTGGAGCGGGAGGCCATATTGGCGGCGTTGGAGGTGACGGGTGGCAATAAGACCGAGGCAGCCAAGCAGCTTGGTATCACACGAAAAACATTACTGGCAAAGCTTCAAAGATAG
- a CDS encoding PAS domain-containing sensor histidine kinase — protein sequence MQKRPKVWRKVVANVPPWLYLGSVFILVGIVVVMTMRNTHREKSLTAQTLLEKGAALIKAFESGARTGMGMHWRGDQFQVLLEEMANQPGIFYLAVTGEDGLILADSDKGKIGSRLHGPEEMKALAIGAKEKWRVTSLADGRKAFEVYRDFAPLARRDAAEYCEEEVWQYACPWSRPGSSQGTGRQAIFIAFDVAPFDAALAEDMHNTVILSAILLLLGVGGVMTLFWAQSYRFSRRQLQDTRAFASEIINNLPVGLITTDSDGKLAVVNSAAERISGLKAADIMGKIPEEVLPGAWCSLRDVVDKGEPVMEHETECSFDGEKNLPLSLSASKILNEEGTHLGNLFIFRDLGEVRRLQEEVRRKEKLAALGSLAAGVAHEIRNPLSSIKGFAKYFEGQCAEGSQGRELAAVMAQEVDRLNRVITELLDFARPSDLKTRSTDVGSLIEHSLRLVRQDAEGKKITVTFDRNAGLPVIAIDPDRLTQALLNLYLNAIQAMENGGTLAVRAAADGRGGVRIEVEDSGKGIAPESLSSIFNPYFTTKSSGTGLGLAIVQKIIEAHRGEVKVKSTPDRGTTFNILLPVGRPEGVAS from the coding sequence ATGCAAAAAAGACCAAAGGTGTGGCGCAAGGTCGTGGCGAACGTTCCGCCCTGGCTCTACCTCGGTTCGGTTTTCATTTTGGTTGGAATCGTCGTCGTCATGACCATGAGGAACACCCACCGGGAGAAAAGCCTCACTGCTCAGACGCTTCTTGAAAAGGGAGCGGCCCTTATTAAGGCCTTCGAGTCGGGAGCGCGAACGGGCATGGGGATGCACTGGAGGGGCGACCAGTTTCAGGTGCTCCTTGAGGAGATGGCGAACCAGCCCGGAATCTTCTATCTAGCCGTGACGGGTGAGGATGGCCTGATCCTGGCCGATAGCGACAAAGGCAAGATCGGCTCAAGGCTCCACGGCCCCGAGGAAATGAAGGCGCTCGCCATCGGGGCGAAGGAAAAATGGCGGGTCACAAGCCTGGCGGATGGGCGGAAGGCCTTTGAGGTCTACCGCGACTTCGCGCCCCTGGCCCGCCGTGATGCTGCGGAGTATTGTGAAGAAGAGGTTTGGCAATACGCGTGCCCCTGGAGCAGACCGGGTTCCTCGCAGGGGACCGGAAGGCAAGCCATCTTCATCGCGTTTGATGTCGCCCCCTTTGACGCGGCCTTAGCCGAGGACATGCACAATACGGTCATATTGTCGGCCATCCTGCTTCTGCTTGGCGTGGGCGGCGTCATGACCCTGTTTTGGGCGCAAAGCTACCGATTTTCCAGACGGCAACTCCAGGACACGAGGGCCTTTGCTTCGGAGATCATAAACAACCTTCCCGTGGGGCTCATCACCACGGACAGCGACGGCAAGCTGGCCGTGGTCAACAGCGCAGCCGAGAGGATTTCCGGGCTCAAGGCGGCCGACATCATGGGCAAGATCCCTGAGGAGGTTTTGCCCGGGGCCTGGTGCAGCCTCAGGGATGTTGTCGACAAAGGGGAACCCGTCATGGAGCACGAAACGGAGTGCTCCTTTGACGGAGAAAAAAATCTTCCCTTGAGCCTCAGCGCGTCGAAGATTCTCAATGAGGAGGGAACCCACCTGGGCAATCTCTTCATTTTCCGGGACCTGGGCGAGGTAAGAAGGCTCCAGGAAGAAGTGCGCCGCAAGGAAAAACTCGCCGCCCTGGGCAGCCTGGCCGCCGGCGTCGCCCACGAGATCAGAAACCCCCTCTCCTCAATCAAGGGTTTCGCCAAATACTTCGAGGGGCAGTGCGCCGAGGGTAGCCAGGGCCGGGAGCTAGCCGCCGTCATGGCCCAGGAGGTGGACAGGCTCAACCGGGTCATCACGGAACTCCTGGACTTTGCCCGGCCATCGGACCTGAAGACGCGTTCGACGGACGTGGGCAGTCTCATCGAGCATTCCCTCCGGCTGGTCCGCCAGGACGCCGAAGGAAAAAAAATCACAGTCACCTTCGACCGGAATGCAGGCCTGCCCGTCATCGCCATCGACCCCGACCGCCTCACCCAGGCCTTACTCAACCTCTACCTCAACGCCATCCAGGCCATGGAAAACGGCGGGACGCTTGCCGTCAGGGCAGCCGCCGACGGCCGAGGGGGCGTGCGGATCGAGGTGGAAGATTCGGGCAAGGGGATTGCGCCCGAGAGCCTGTCGAGCATCTTTAACCCCTACTTCACCACAAAATCCTCCGGGACCGGCCTTGGCTTGGCCATTGTGCAAAAGATCATCGAGGCCCACCGGGGAGAGGTCAAGGTTAAGAGCACCCCCGACCGGGGCACCACCTTCAACATCCTCCTGCCTGTGGGGCGGCCGGAAGGAGTTGCTTCATGA